Within Mustela nigripes isolate SB6536 chromosome 3, MUSNIG.SB6536, whole genome shotgun sequence, the genomic segment ACAGCCAGTTTGATAAAACTGTggatcaaaacattaaaaattcattacaGTACCAGATGGGTTCCCTACCCActgtagagcccaatgcagggcttgaactcatgatcctgagatcaagacctgagctgagatcaagagttagaccttaaccgaatgagccactcaggtaccctgtCATTTTGAATGGCTAGAGCAGAGAATGCAGAACATACCCTGAATCAGATTATTACTATGTGAAACTAATTCTCCCACAGTTAGAATATATAGGTTGGAGAACCAATGATAAAAACTGGAATAACACATATGttaaactaactagaatttaaataaagatttaatacaagaaaaaaaattgtaataactATTATTCCAATAAGCCAGCAGCAAAAATTTTGCTTCTCATCCCTACAACTTTGGATTGTGCCAGTTTGGTTTCTCCAAGAAGAATTCCTTTACCAGGAGATACCACCAGGGTCCCACTCACCTGGAAGCTTAAGCTACCACAGGGATACATACGGCTCATCACAGCACTGAATCAacacaaaaagaaggaagctgCAGTTATATATTGATATTTAACTTAATTATCAATGAGAAACAGTTGTCCCTAAACAGTAAGGCAGAGGAATATGCCTGGAAGTCAGAAGCTTTTATAGGGTATCTCCTGGCACTTCCATGTCCACTGATAAACAGTCAAATGAGAAACTACAGTGCCTGTATTACAGGAGGAATCATTATTGGCAGTCTCTTCTGGTCAAGTAAAGTCAGCTGAGGTAATGTTTAAGGtaataaaatagaaggaagctGTAAATACCTATTAGGGTTATGAGACTAGTTATAGAAATAAAGACTACCACGATTAGGTCTATACATAaggatgaatttctttttttatccttataCCTTCTCTTGGTATCTCAATATGTAGTAAGTATTGTGACAATTGTAATTAAACCTGTATTTCAGTATTTAGCCTACAGTATATCAAACAGAGACTGTGTctgtacagaaagaaaaatgaacagagttcTAGGATGGCTGCAATGACATAAGTTATTTGGAAGAATAACTCCTTTGGAAGAGGTGAGACTGAGGAGATATGAAAGACACAAGCTGAATCATGTCGAAAAGAATGACATTTCAAGTGTCTTTATTTGGAAGTTCAGTATgggtaaatgaaaaaagaaggacCCTTGGGTTGGAAATGGGGTATATACAGTACTGGACTatcatcatccatccatccatcactcTCATCCCTCTTTTAGAGTCTCATCTGTACTGTACTGCAGAAATGTGTATTTCCCAGAATCCCCTTGTAACTGCAAGTTTGCCAGTAAAAAGAATATGTACAAGATTGGAGAGCACGAAAGCTTGGTGCACCCTGATGAAATTTCAGAGGAGCTTCCTGTCAAGTAACTGAGAACTACCCTTTTGTGTTGCAGACTGAGCCACATTACTGGGGCTCTGAAGAGATTCTTGGTTGCTACAGCAATTTTCCAGTGAGCCATGAATAACTCTCAGCTTTGATGGGTAGTTCAGCATCTATTTTCCTGATATTTCACCCAGAGCTTTCCTGATTTTCAGCAGTCATTCCCTTGATCTTAGCTCCCCCAGCTCTCTAAACATTTGTATTAAACCCTCCAATCTGCCCAGAATACATGAAGAGTTCTTGCTTTCAAAACAGAGTGGGAGGTTTAACTGAATGCCAGTATATGAAAAGTACACAGCAGAGTATATCACAAGATATTATAAAAGTGATGAGGCAAGAAATAGGTTAAAGTATATAAGGTATTCAAACTTACAAATATATTCACTGAGAAGAATTAATGACAGAACTAATTGATAATGGTCTAGAAGTTAGTCATTAGGCCATATAGCCCATCAATGAAGTTTAAAGAGCAGAAATACTGATCAAAAGGTAGTAATATCAGTCacaatattaaaaatgcaaaaaaaaaaccccaaaaaccaaaaaacaaaaaaccatcacTGTATAAAACCTGGAATTTAAAGACATTATCTTTTGAACCACAGAGGAAATGACCGAAATTGTAATATCAAGGGACTAACAGTGAAGAAACACTTAGTCAATTTGGAATTTACTCTTTAATAAGTGAGCACTACTCAGATGAAACTATTATCTTTCACACATATGCTATTTAAAAGGAATGGTAAAGAGTAATTTTCAACAGAAGAAATTAGGTTAAAACAtcaaaccaaaaaaggaaaattaatgaattaaaaagaaagaagcccaaaacatatgaaattttcaaaaaataatttctctgaaaatCCAAGATTCTCAGCCATTTTTAAAAGCCACTAATGAGCTTATGcagtctattattttttaaatgtttacaagaAACAATGAATATAAAGTAAAAGATTGTAGTTTATAAAAATATCTCAATTACTATATTGACCTATGATAAGGAAGTAAATCAAGGTACTGTGATTatataaatagttaaaatttgaatcaccaatattttaattttaaattttaaagcaattcttACCTCTTTGCTATTTGATTCTCAAGATGTTTAACTTTTTCTAGTAACTCTTTCTCAACAGCATCTCTCTCCAATTTAAACTCTTTTAGGGCAGTGTGAATAGCTTCTTCTTTTTCACAATTAAGCTTCTGAATTAACtgttctctgtcttgttcctggcTCATGACaagattctctttgtctttctcaagTTTCTGAATAATGGCTTCATACTTCTCTTCCTGTTGGGtgagtttttcatctttttgtttttcaagagcACTCAATTCTGCGCCCAATTTACTCTGCAGTTCAGCTATTtctcctttcaggtttttttctatttcaaatgctTGGTGATTCAATGACGTTACTTTGTTTAATTCAGCTTTAAGCATATCAGATTCTTCTTCATGTCTACTAATTAACTCTGAAATGCACTGATCTTTTTCAATTGTCATTAAAGTTCTTAGCTCTGCCAAGCCCACCTGATAGTTTTCATTATTATCCTGAATCCTTTGGTTTAGTTTACTTATCTCTGTTCTCAAATTTTCTGTCTCTTGTTCAAGGAGAGATTTTAAGGTCTCCTTCTGCTGGGTTCTGCATTCTtccaacaaaatttttatttcatcagttTCTGCTTCCTTCAATGCAAGTTCAACCTCTAACTTACATCTCATGTCAGACAAATCTGAAACCTTCAGTTTTAATTCCTGTAGctgttgttctttctcttggATAACTGTGGCATGAGACTCTTGTATCTGATCGATTCGttgctgattttccttttttagtttctcCAAAGACACTTTATGGTCTGCCATAACTTTCTCAAATTCCTGAGTGTGCCTGACACGCAGAGCGTCCTCTAACTCCTTTAGATGACTTTGCTCTAAACACTGAAGTTCTGTCCGCAACAACTGCATCTTCTCATTATTTTCAACATGGAGCTTCTTTAATTCTTCTAACACTATCTCTCGTGACTGTTTCAGTTCATTAATTTCACAATTTTGAGTGTGCATTGTATTTTCCATCTCTAACAACTTCTGATCCTTTTCATTTTGCAAGCAGATAACAGCTTCTTTTTCATGTTTAACCAAAGCaaattcattatctttattttgtaaaaCCTCCTCAAGGCATACCAAGTCTCCtttaagctttttaattttgttttcattttcttcactttctttcataaGTGCATCAAGTTTGCCTTcgtattcactttttaaagactGCAGCTCTCTTTGATGTTTTTCATTTAGTGTTATTTCcaaagaatattttactttttcaataatGTTTCTTATTTCTAGTGCTGTACATTTTAACGAATTTGAGAAGTCACACTGTTCTTTCTGTACAAATGTTCTGAAGTGGCAAAGGTCTTCCTTGATGGTTTGTATACTGAAGTGTGAGTCTTGGGCAACAACTCGACACTTTTCCAACTGGACATTTAGAGAAGCATGATCTCCTATATCCTCTTTACCACATACATTTGTATCCTGCATCCTTCTACTGTCTATCGCATTGATAACAGATGAATAAAGTGATTCCACCATCATTTCTGGACTCTGTGGATCACTTATAGGATTAGGAGATGacaaattttcttctattacaaACTCATTTACGGCAGACATAAAATCTGATTCAGGGCTTTCTGCTAATGAATCCAAATCTAATGAAACTTGGTGAATAGTCTGTTCTATGTTTGGATGGGGGATAGTTTCAAAATCAAATGTATGTGCATCAATGCTATCTGGAGATAATTCTTCTAAGGGACATACTGCAGGACATAAGGGATCCTGAACAGTGAGTGGAGGAGGAGTTCTTGGTGAGGTAGTAGTTGCAATTCCTGTTGCACTTTCTATCCTTGGTGACGAAGCCGACTGTGGGGACGTCTGACTCATGGATGCCTGGAAAAGAGAGGGGATAGGCTTAAAGAGCTGTAACAACAAATATTTTACGCTAATGAAACAAATCATTTGAAAGAACTTAATTTGCCTTTTGTTCACTCAATAGATCTGTAATGGTCTGTGACATTTCATCCAAACTTTGTGCTGCTTTTACCAAATTATGTAGAGCAAGTACATGCTGGTGTAGAGGTTCAAAGTCACAAAGTAAGGGGACCCTGGAACAGAAAGCAATATAATTAGATTTGTGATTCCACAATGAAAAGATGGATGCCTACAACCAAATATTTCcatctatgtaaaaaaaaaaacaaaaacaaaaccccccaaaaacagTACCATCATCCCCTTTTAATCAACACCAGAAAAATAGCTTAGACCTAAGACATAATCACTGAAGTGATGAATCAGACATCTCCCACGCTATACACAAAGTGAGAAtaattactagaaaaaaattaattacatgtaAGGCACTAATTtcctttatcttcattttctgatCATTTGCATATTCCCTAGAAACTTCTTAAAGCAGCATATCAGtctatcataaaatatttctatattatgGCATCTCCTGAGACTATCAGTGCTACTTTCCACAGCTCCAAaataattaaagtattttaaaatgataactaaagttaaaaataatctttctcagccttttggctaagatcaagtgtactAAAGTTAAAAATGCTAATGATATTTACCTGAGGAGTGGCTGAACTTCTGAAGGACAAAATGATTGAAGAAACTGTAAATCTTTTAATGAAATATCTGGAAGTTCACAGTCAAACTTTCGAGGCTTCTGTGTCTGTacaaaaaaacgaaacaaaacaaaacccaaaaaatatacagtacaaatttataaatttttactatgattaatttcaatattaacaaagaagcaaaaatgcTACAAATCTACTGACATTTAAgaaataggataaaataaaaatgaactattcaaTGACCAACACGGTATactatttttctgagttttaaatgACTGGGGATCATAGCTGTTGGTGATCCAAGTACTGTGGCTGTTCCTCCCTTTCTcgtcagcttttaaaaaatggggtagtggggcacctgggtggctcagtggattaagctctgccttcagctcaggtcatgatctcagagtcctgggatcgagtcccgcttccggctctctgctcagcagggagcctgcttccccctctctctgcctgcctctctgcctacttgtgatctctctctctctctgtcaaataaataaataaaatcttaaaaaaaaaattaaaaaaaaatagggtagtATCCTGTCAACATCAAAGAAACCCATTTGTTTCACCAGCATATAGGCTGTTcctaaatttttctttaacttataaCAAGACCATGAAGATCTCTCTGGCCTTAGCTCTATGACTATTCCTATCATTTATTAGGATGCCTTGGTGTTTTAATATGGTAAAAAGTTTTTTCCTATGTAACATGTCCTTCCTTGCCTTTTACTTGatctttccattattttccaaaataaaaaactcttagtaaatttcagtttcttaaaaaaaaactacctgGTAAGTCCTACCATTTCTTTATAATATTGCCAAGAAATACAACTTTTAATGTGACTCTAATCATTTCAATCACTACCTAAGCAGATTTAGAGATGTCAAGATGGTCTTCATTAAATGGGGGTCCTAGATATATGAGTGTGGGACACCCTATTATATCACtcatttttagatattaaaagaTTCATACATTTAAGGCCTAAAAATCCTGCAGTACAGAAACACATTTAATAGCTAAGCACTGCAtcttaagagaaaacaaacaaaaagcctacagcatttcccaaacttctCTGACCCATGGAATCAATGTTTCTCATGAAATAAAACGAATGGTCCCCAGTAATGCtggtttaaaaacacatttatttttcaggatttcAGTGAAGGCCACCTGAAGAGTCACCTTATTCTGATTAGTAAACACAAGAATAAAatgagggtggtggtggtggtgaagagaatgaaaagaggagaggataaaaggaaaagaaagtgcagggatggggagagaatgagggaagggaaagataaagagaatgagaggagggcaaatgagaaagacaaaataataagaCAATCTACTCCTACCAAACAATATCTTAACAGTGTAATATGTCTTATCCTCCTGTGTTATGAAAACTCTTCATCAAAaactatgaatatattttaataaagtttcatgacaaatggcttttaaaaccaaaaacatttttatgttataaaagaAGACTATGTTTCTGAAAATATCTCTACTTCTGAAATAAGGTTTGAATACGTACAAAATTTAGTCATAGTTAGAAAATTAATACATACACAAAAGGACGGGGGCCAGGAGTCCAATCCCCTAAACAGACGATTTCTTAAAAAGGACTTCCCTGTGTAAAAAAGTTAACAATATGataattttataactttgtatttcagaggaaaaaaaatttctggtttttgaaaaacaaattagcaattctttatatttaagttttaacaATGGATTCAACTTTACAGAccttaaaaagaatatttctccAAATTTCAATGGTAACTTAAATCACATAGATCCTATATAACAACACATTCATATTGacaaaatagcatttttcattaaaaataaattagtaaagaaCACTTACTAAATAATTTCCCAAAGGATTCCCTTTTTGACTTTTCAGCTTCATATAATCGCTTTCCATCTGTGACTAAAGCACCAGCCCACTAAGAGAAGGAAAGCTTACGTTAATAATCATACACCAACTCATTAAGGCTCATACACAATGAAAAGAGAATTCAACTTGCATACCTCCCTGTAGTGttttatgaacatttttctcCTTACAACCTCAACAACAGCTATGCAGTACATCTGAGGAACTGTACTAAGAGCTTCAACAATTTTGACTCTTTCTAACAGTTCTATTACAAGGCGCAGCAAAGCTTGCAATTTCTCTCCATCTTGATCAGCATGAAGCATTACAAAGCAACACCACCTACAGAATGAAATTGAGACACAAAGCtctataaaaataatctaatccCAAGTTAATCAACCAATCAAGTATTTcaatataacaataaaaagtaCTCCATTACTtggcagaaattttaaaaaatcactttgaaacATCCAAAATTAGATGTAAGAGAATCACTTACTTCAGTCGGACATGTAGGTTATTTGCTAGTTCCTGTTTGGCAGTGGTACATTTCTGTTTAATATCCAACAGTTTTCTATGATTTTGCAACATAATCATCAACTGATTTGCGTGACTCAGGCACAAATCAGGTAAAACAGATGCATCCTTCAAGTTTTCAGCTCTCATCTGATTAGCTAAAAATccctttgaaagaaaatatttaaaaggacaTTAATCTGGTTTCAGGAAAGATAACATTCATTTAAGAGGGAAATCTTTGTTAAATATGAACTGttctacttttaaagattttattaattactatCCTGAATGTAGATATACtcataaaaaagattatttttaagaactctgCTCATCTAGTTGTTTCAATTtctagctagaaaaaaaaaaaaacccactgggaAGATAGAGTAATTTATCAAAGGACAGACACTCTTAACAGTTAAATTAGAACCAGAATTTATGCGTCTAGACTCCTACTATACCATGGGTCAGTCAGAtcatgtattaaataaaatatgatcacTGATTTTAGCCATGAAATAACTGACCTAATCTAACCAATGATATTCAATAGTACTTTGTACCCTTCCCCAAATGAGTAACAATCAATTTACTGTACTTTTTATTAAGAAGTCATTCCTCTCTCCAGTATTTCTGGACTAaattttttccactatatatatatatatatatatatatatgtttactcATATTAGAATGACTTAAATGTAtagttttataatacattttattatttgataagaaaaatattatattttttcttagctatccttactcatttattttcataggTGAACTGTGCATCATTCTGCTAAGCAGGGATTGTGTTTAGGctctaaattaatttaaaatacgATAGTTGTATatacaaaacataacaaaaaaagaaacccaacagcaaaaccttaaaaaaggTCCAAGACATCTTATTAAGGTTACTACTAAATGCTTTTGTTGTACTTATCGGTTCTTTTACTACTGCTTACTGAACAGTTTTTGTGTTACAGGAGTTTTATAATTTGCATGTCCATCTGACGGCCATACTTGCTACTGTAAATAATTATCTGTCTAGGAACTTAACAATATGGCTGGCAATAGTATGTCTTCTAACTTTTTGGTagttctctctgtttctgtcttcctaaatttcaagaaaatatttaaatttaaatgacatGTACTAAACTCAAAACCatttaatatctgaaaataaaacaatttcaataggaattttatatcttatttccttttcaatatgCCATATGCTCTACTGTggctatatttttttctgaacttaaaAATAACTTACTGGTTTTATCAATTGCATTAAAATCTTAATAGGTTTCCACTACTTTTTAATGATCCAAGAAAAACATAATCAATCCCCCAAATTAAGTTCTAAAGCAATAATGAGGAATTtcctgacaccaaaagcacataCATGCCAAagttgctaaaagaaaaaaacgtttaggggcacctgggtggctcagtgggttaaagcctctgcctttgactcaggtcatgatcccaaggtcctgggatcaagccctgcatcaggctctctgctcagtggggagcctgcttcctccctctctctctctgcctgttctctcactacttgtgatctctgtctgtcaaaaaaataaaataaaatcttaaaaaaaagaaaaaagaaaagaaaagaaaaaacatttaaatctgCTTTCAATAAAGTAATTTCTGTATTTATCAAACCATCCTTAGAATAATATTTAGACTAAGTAGTAAAATACCTAAGTACAAGCTTCTTAAAATAAGTCATCGgaatgaaaagtatagcataagGAACATaatcaataatactgtaataatgtttaatggtgacagatgataattACACTTATCATGTTGAGCAATGAGTAAAGAATTGTCCAGTCACTTTCTTGTAGACCtaaaaactaatgtaacactgtatgtcaactatacttcaataaaaaaagtttaaaaaagtataaataaccGTGATGTCATTTCgtattagtattttttatgtGTAAGTAAGGATAGATATATACATGATAtgtaagtttaaaagaaaattacatagcTGAGTGATGATGGAAGACAGAACTTAAACTATACCACATCCTAATTCTGAATTTTTAGTAGGTTATCTAATAAGAATAATCATGACAACATTCAAAAGAAATCTAACTAGCTCTTAGTTACTACAGTACTTACAACTCCCCTCAAGATGTATTCTGTGAACTTTTGGTTTAGGGAGCAgatttcctattattttctttttttgttgataatctttaaagacaaaaagattactagagaaataaaacacactGAATAAATTTTCAGGGCTCCAGTGTTAACAAAGCTTCACAGATctggttaagattctctgtcAATTAAGGTAGAAGTGTCTATAAACCTCAAAAGTGTTGtggtcttaaaaaaattactctctTAAAGCTGCCTGAACTGGTCTTTATCATATAAGATACTTAGGCAATAAATCTCCTTCCATTGTCtcatcccttctttctctttctctttttttttttttttttggagaaagagagtgtaagagagcaagtggggaggggggcagagggatagaagagagaaaatcttcagtaGAGTCCATGCTCAGTATAGAGCCTGATGTagtggcttgatctcacaactttgagatcatcgtctgagctgaaatcaagagttgtacactcaACTGAGGTACCCAAGtgtcccctttccctttcctttaagAGTGGTGAGAAGATTTAACTGCTATGTTGCTAGAATGAATTACATAAAATTGTGTTTATACAGAATCTAAAATCAACTCCTCAAAATGATTAATCTGAATTTATCGACTTTCACTGACCACATGCTGAAGTaaatactgataaaaaaaaaaaaaaaagaaaatatctgcaatggaaaaaaatacattaactaTAATAAAACTAACAGAGGAgacatctgcaaataatgaaaaggTCCCAGACCAGATTTTTATAGAGAAGTCTAACATTCCATAAACTCAAGACTACCCTACCCCaaattcttgctctttctctctctgtctctatttttttaatggggaggagtgagagaatcttatgcaggctccacacccagctcaaagcccaacttgggactcaatcacatgaccctgagattatgatcttgGCCAAAATCGAGTCAGACCATAATagaatgagccaaccaggcacccctcattctgTAAATACTGACTGTGTACTTACTACAGGTAAAGAACCTGCAAGGCACTGTGATTAGGGCAGCGAGGAAGAGAGATTAGAAACCTGGTTTCTTagagcttattattattattattttttttcttaatttatacacccagtgtgggactcaaactcatgaccataagatcaagagtcatgggctcttccaactgagccagacaggtgccctgGAGCTtgtattcttaaagaaaaaatttcattaaaaaaaaaaaaaaacaaaaacaacaacccacaTAATCACTTAAATGTAATTATGACATAGCCTAAGTACAACCtgctaagaaaaaatatatctgatcTGATCAAGACTgcaaaatcagagaaaatttGTCTGTGAAAGTGATGTCTCAGTTAAAACCCTTGCCTCTATACATCCTTTGGCAGTCAAACACATAAACATATAGGAGTGAAAAGTTGCTCCAACAGCCATGTATACCTAACTTCAATAAGTTATCCCTCATCCCTCATAAGCACATTTAGAATTATCTTATTATAGCCAATTTCTCTCAAAGCTATTTACTCAGGCAAGCCCAGCTGACATCTATGGATTGCTGGGCCTTGATTTCCatctattttacatattaatattttacatattcagttttattctgaatatataaTGTACTTATATTGAAGCATATGTAGGAACACTAAAAATATTCACTGaggaataattaaatgaaatttaattgcCTCTCAATGTCAAAAAGGATTATACACTATACTACTTGAGGTATCAATATCcaagaaaaacataaacatttttatttgagagaaagagagcaagagagaaggagctgggggaggggcagaggaagagggagaaagtagACTACCTCCTGAATGGGAAGCgtgatgtgtggctcaatcccaggactctgagatcataacctcaggcaaaggcagacgcttaaccaactgaaacacctaGGCCTAAACCccagaaaaatctgttttttaaaagtaagagtaTTATGTCTTAAAAGTTAAATTCTATAAAAGTTAACTTAAAACATTAGCAAAAGCTGGGAATAAATTAGGGGGAAAGAAGATAGTTAGACAAGGTACTTCTATGATTACAGGATGCCAAAGAGTAGTTTTCAAATTTTCCCAGGAACAGTATAGGACAGATCtactaaatttttttcagtttgggtTCAAGAAACCCTGGGAGGGCTCAggcctgaaaaacaaaaatacaggagCAAACAAAAAAGGATCAAGAAatgctttctctattttttaaagaaaataaataaatactattaggTCCTTTATTAAGCAAATACACTTCCAGGAAAATGACCTATTCTTGTATTACACAACTCCATTTGCTGAATCCAATGCAGATGAGGATAACATCagcattaggtttttttttaatataaccaaATGCAACACCCTTCCTTTTAGCTGCCTGATTGTAGTAGAGCTACTATACACATATTCTACCCACACCCTCACAACAACCCCCAGAGATTTGAgagtaaagaaaggagaaaacagattaTCTAGATAAGAAAACAGGAAGCCCTGGTttattcaatcagagaaagaggaataaagaaatctggagattttaaaggaatgaagaatttattaaattaaagacGAAAAAATGACTAATAATACATCTGACtgcatcaaaatttaaaatttctgtttaacAATCTTCACAACACTATCAACAAAGAGACGGTAtctgtattatttacaatagacaaagGATTATCCagattacatataaaataaatttttacagaaacattaggataaaaaaaattggcaaatgaAAATTCAGAGGAAATAGATAGCAAATACTGATATAAGGAAAACTGCTCTTCTCTTAATTACTGGGAGTGTTGACTGATTTTTCCTTTATGGAGGGTATAGCATtactaattaatatttaaaaatgcacaaacacACCAGAATCTAGCAATTCAATTACTGAAGATTGTCCCAACATGCACATAATGACAGAGATGTACTGGGATATTAAAACAATGTTTGTAACAAGAAAAActagaagcaacctaaatgacCATCAAAGAAgtctggttaaataaattatgtttgaTTCATTCTATTGAGGGCTAAAAAAGAATGACCTTggagaaacaacaaaacaatcagAAATTCAAAGCTGTCTCAAGTGATGGTAAACTATAATTTAATGATAATGTAGACTAAGCTTCCTATGGCATTAGTTACGAAAGACCTAAGAAAGCAGTGAAGGAGAAGAACCAGGATCTAGAAGGAGGAAACCTAGGAAAAGCCAGTTAAGTAACTAGGAATTCTTTGCCCTAGAGACATGTGCTGATTCCTGAAGAGGAGCCCAAagctaagaattaaaaaaagcaatCCTTCTGACATTCTCAAGGAGCTATGAAATAAAAAACTGGAGATCAGGGCCAGCCAAAGGAAGTGAAGATGGAAAACACTTTGTATTAGTACCCCAAAAAGCTATATCCTATGGAGTAAGAGTCTACAAAAGTAGATGGCCACCACCACAAGGACTGTAAGATCAACTTCCCATAAACTAAATCCTTGATGTTACATTAAGATAATGTAAGACTGTGATAGCCCCTATCACATGCAAACAAATTCTCTCCAGAAGTGTTATCTTAAGCTTcatatttcctgtttttatttatttattaagatttgt encodes:
- the RB1CC1 gene encoding RB1-inducible coiled-coil protein 1 isoform X1; this encodes MKLYVFLVNTGTTLTFDTELTVQTVADLKHAIHSKYKIAIQHQVLVVNGGECMAADRRVCTYSAGTDTNPIFLFNKEMILCDRPPAIPKTTFSTENDMEIKVEESLMMPAVFHTVASRTQLAVEMYEVAKKLCSFCEGLVHDEHLQHQGWAAIMANLEDCSNSYQKLLFKFESIYSNYLQSIEDIKLKLTHLGTAVSVMAKIPLLECLTRHSYRECLGRLDSLPEHEGSEKAEMKTSTELVLSPDMPRTTNQSLLTSFHKSVEHIAPDTTDAENGKEIRESCQSTVQQDETSVDAKDGDLPFFNVSLLDWINVQDRPNDVESLVRKCFDSMSRLDPRIIRPFIAECRQTIAKLDNQNMKAIKGLEDRLYALDQMIASCSRLVNEQKELAQGFLANQMRAENLKDASVLPDLCLSHANQLMIMLQNHRKLLDIKQKCTTAKQELANNLHVRLKWCCFVMLHADQDGEKLQALLRLVIELLERVKIVEALSTVPQMYCIAVVEVVRRKMFIKHYREWAGALVTDGKRLYEAEKSKRESFGKLFRKSFLRNRLFRGLDSWPPSFCTQKPRKFDCELPDISLKDLQFLQSFCPSEVQPLLRVPLLCDFEPLHQHVLALHNLVKAAQSLDEMSQTITDLLSEQKASMSQTSPQSASSPRIESATGIATTTSPRTPPPLTVQDPLCPAVCPLEELSPDSIDAHTFDFETIPHPNIEQTIHQVSLDLDSLAESPESDFMSAVNEFVIEENLSSPNPISDPQSPEMMVESLYSSVINAIDSRRMQDTNVCGKEDIGDHASLNVQLEKCRVVAQDSHFSIQTIKEDLCHFRTFVQKEQCDFSNSLKCTALEIRNIIEKVKYSLEITLNEKHQRELQSLKSEYEGKLDALMKESEENENKIKKLKGDLVCLEEVLQNKDNEFALVKHEKEAVICLQNEKDQKLLEMENTMHTQNCEINELKQSREIVLEELKKLHVENNEKMQLLRTELQCLEQSHLKELEDALRVRHTQEFEKVMADHKVSLEKLKKENQQRIDQIQESHATVIQEKEQQLQELKLKVSDLSDMRCKLEVELALKEAETDEIKILLEECRTQQKETLKSLLEQETENLRTEISKLNQRIQDNNENYQVGLAELRTLMTIEKDQCISELISRHEEESDMLKAELNKVTSLNHQAFEIEKNLKGEIAELQSKLGAELSALEKQKDEKLTQQEEKYEAIIQKLEKDKENLVMSQEQDREQLIQKLNCEKEEAIHTALKEFKLERDAVEKELLEKVKHLENQIAKSLAIESTREDSSSLVAELQEKLQEEKAKFLEQLEEQEKRKNEEMQNVRTSLIAEQQTNFNTVLTREKMKKENIINDLSDKLKSTMQQQERDKDLIESLSEDRARLLEEKKKLEEEVSKLRSSSFVPSAYVAAAPELYGACAPELPGETERSAMETQDEGKVDSAMETSMMSVQENIHMLSEEKQRIMLLERTLQLKEEENKRLNQRLMSQSMSSVSSRHSEKIAIRDFQVGDLVLIILDERHDNYVLFTVSPTLYFLHSESLPALDLKPGEGASGASRRPWVLGKVMEKEYCQAKKAQNRFKVPLGTKFYRVKAVSWNKKV